DNA sequence from the Ruminococcus albus 7 = DSM 20455 genome:
ACCGTCTTCCTCGGAGAAATCTTCCTTGGCATAGAGGGCGTCTTTCTCCTGCATGATATCATAAAGGCGCTTGTTGCCCATGATGACTGTATCCAGTACGGTATACTCATCATACGCGAAGTGGTCCTGCTTCAGCACGGAAAGGCGCTCGCCCTTGGTGATAGCTACCTCGCCTGTGGTGGGTTCAAGTTCGCCGTTGAGTATGCGCAGGAATGTGGATTTGCCTGCGCCGTTGGCACCTATGATACCATAGCAGTTGCCGTTGGTGAACTTGAGGTCTACGTCCTTGAAAAGAAGCTGTCCGCCAAAGGACAGGCTGACGTTTGAAACTGTTATCATTTTACTTTACTCCTTAATATTGAATATCCTTACTTTACTCTTTATCGTTCCAGCGGTAGGTGATGTTATCCGCGGAAATTGTTATCGTAGCTTCGATATCGCCGTATTTGCCGCAGCCGAACAGGTCGCATTCGTAGAGATAGCTTTGATAGCCCTTGTACTCTTTGAGAAATTCTATCTTCATACCGCTGTTCATAAGTTTAACGAACTCCTCAAAGGGGAGATCTCTGCGCAGGCAGATAGAGTCGTCGCCTTCATCGCGCCATTCAAATATATCAACATGGATATTTCGGTGCATATCGGGGTAGACTGTATGGAATTCTATCTCGCTTTTGCCCGTATCACAGGAAAGCATGGCAGTCCCCTTGATATACCAGAAACCCTCTTCAAATCCGAAAGTCAGCGTGCTGTCACCAAAGGTAAGGCTGGTGGCACGGCAGTCATGGAGAGAAAAATTCTCCATATCGTTATCCGAATAATTAACATTCTTTTCTCCTTATTCAGTGGGGAGTATCATCTCATGTTCCATAGGTACAAATCCGTATCTCTCGTAGAGAGGTCTCCCCATATCTGTGGCTTCAAGTGAGATGAAAGTTATGCCTTTAGCTTTAGCGTCACAGGTAAGCAGGTCGAGTATTTTTGTGGCTATGCCCTGTCTGCGGTATGCGGGGTCGGTGTACATATTCATTATATAGGCTTTTCTCCCTGTGGGAACATCGCAGGTGGGCATTACCCTGTAATAGCTTACTCCCCCTGCGGCGATGATATCATCACCGACATAAACGAGATATGCGGTATGGCTGCCGTCCGTCAGGGACTGCCTGTAATATTCCCGGGACTGCTGTTCTATCACGGACATATCCGTATCATCGGGCAGTCTGTTCGCAGATATCAGAACTTTTATCCTTGATGAAACGAGTATATCAAGGTCGCTGATGTCAGCGCGTTTGTATTCAGGTCTCACAGGACACACCTCCGCATAATATCATACTTTAAGATTATAACATTTTACGTAAGCTTTGTAAATCGGCAAATCATACGGAAAAAACTAAAATCTGAACAAAGCAGTTGACTGTTTGGGAAAAATAGGTTATAATATATCTGAATAGATACTGCCCCTTTGAAGACAGGAGCAGGGAGTCTATACATGATCAATAAGAATAAGGATAGGACACGAGAGACAGAAAGAAAGCAGAGGAAACAGATATGCCTTTCACACCTGAAGCACCGCAGTTTTTGTTTGAAAACTATACCCGCAACGACAAGGAATGGTTCAAGGCGAACAAGGAGACCTACGAAAGGGAAGTGCTTGTTCCCATGCGGGAGATGATAGAGTATCTTACACCGCTTATGAAGCGCATAGACAGCAGGATCGTATGCTCGCCGAAGAAGATCAGTCGTATATATAAAGATGTAAGGCTGATGAGGGACGGTATGTTCTTCAAGAAAAGTATATGGTTCTCGCTTATGCGTCCCAAGGAACAGTATGTGAGCAAGCCTGAGTTTTTCTTCTGGATAAGTCCTGATGACTTCGGCTGGGGCTGCGGATATTATCATATACCCACGCCTGTGATGGATACTGTCCGCACACTTATACTCAACCGTGATAAGGCAGCGATGAAGGCTCTGGATGCTTACGACAGGCAGGAGAGCCTTGTGCTGGATGGTGAGCCGTACAAGAGAGACAGGTTCCCGAATGAACCGCTGCGATTCAAAAACTGGCTAAACAGGAGAAATCTGGCAGTGCTTCATACAAGTGACGATGCCGAGTTGTTTTTCGGTGATAAGCTTTGCGAAAGGGTCAAGGCAGACTTTGAAAGGATAGCCCCTGTTTATGAGCTTTTTATCAAGGCGGAAGATTCAGTGGCGGCAGAAGATACAGCGAAAACGAGGTGAGAATATGGTCTTGTATTTCAGCGGTACAGGCAATACCCGTTATGCGGCAGAGGTCATAGGACAGCTTCTCCGTTGTCAAGTCAAGGATATGAGAGACTTTATAAGGACAGGTGTCAAGACAAAGTTCTATTCAAAAGCGCCGTATATAATATGTGCGCCCATATATGCGTGGAGATTTCCGCCGCTGGTCGAGGGCTTTCTTGAACGTTCTGACTTCTGGGGAAGTGATAAGGTATACTTTGTGGCTACCTGTGAATCACAGACAGGTGATGCTGCAAGGTATCTGAAGAAGATATGCGATAAAAAGGGTCTTACTTTCATGGGATTTGCAGGCGTACCTATGCCGGAAAACTACATAGTCATGTATAAGCCCCCGAAAGAGGAAGAGCAGAAGCATATTTTCAGAATGGCTAACAGTGAACTGGTCGGTATAGTCAACACTATCAGCAGAGGTGAGGTACTGAAAGATCGTCTGGATATGAAGCTGCTGAAACCTTTTACGAAACTGGTGAATCCCTGGTTCTTCGGTGCCTGCGTATCAAGCAGAAAATTTCGTACCACCGATAAATGCACAGGCTGCGGCAGATGTGCGGATGTCTGTCCATACGGCAGTATAAGCATAGTTGGCGGCAGACCCGTATGGGGAGAAAAATGTATGCACTGTATGTCATGCATATGCGGATGTCCCACCGGGGCTATCGAGTACGGCAGAAGTACTGTGGGCAGGGACAGATATTTATGCAGGAAAAAGCCTAATATCACTTGGAGGTATAAATAGTTATCATGGATATAAATGATATGCAGCAGGTATGGCAGTATTCGCCCGAGCAAAAATTCGTGATAAAGCCGAGACTTGCAAGGGGCGAACGTTCGACAGGCGGCGGACTGTGGTTCATTACCCTGCTGCCGCTGATAGGTATGGTCATGGAGAGCTTCGCAGTGGATAAGTATTCGGGTGCGGTGCTGTGGCTGATGGTCATAGGTCTTATGTTTTTCGGATGCTATGCTGATCTCAGACACGCAGACGACCTTGACGATATGACAAGGCAAGGTTTAAAAAAGGCAGTGCTGATACCTCCTCTTTACCTTTACCGAAGGGATAAGGCGCGTGGAGTTGGAACCACAAAGGGTATCGTTATGGGTATACTTATGGTGGCAGCGTTTTTCTCAAACGGATTCGTGAAGGGTCTTACGGTCGATGCGGACAGTATCATCGAAAGGCTGGAGATGACACCTGTTTCAGTGCTTGGGTATAAAGAACCTGATGATGATAAGACTATCGGCAGTCAGCTGGAGGGCTGGTTCGATGATAGTAAGTACGAAAGTGATTGTACCCATACGGGAGATATCTACGCTGTTACATACAGCGGTACTCACGAAGGCAAGACTGCGGAGATCACTGTGAATGTTGAGCATGACGGTTACATATTCAAGGATATTACCCCTGAGGGCATTACGCTTGACGGCAAAGAGCTTGAAGATGATGAACTGAAGGATATGCAGAAAACCATATTTGTCGGAGATGAAGCCGATGATGAGGAGGAAAATTCCGAAGTATCATCCGAAAAAGCATCCGAAAAAGAATAATTGTACAAAAAATATCCCCTGTACACACAGCTGTGCGCAGGGGATATACTTATTTGTTCAGTTCTTCTATAACGGGTATAACATGGGCAAGGGTCTCACAGCAGGCGTACATCAGCCCGGAGATCTCATCGTCGGGCTGTGAAAGATCGGGTACAAATACAGGTACGCATCCTGCACCCTTTGCGGACTTTATACCGTTTGGTGAATCCTCCAGCGCGATACATTCAGCAGGCGGAAGACCCAGTTCAGCGGAGGCGGTTATATAGATGTCCGGATCGGGTTTGGAGCTTTTTACCATATTGCCGCATACCACCTTGTCAAAGTGGTGGTAAACACCTATTGATTCAAGATACAGCTTTGTCCTGATATTATCGGTAGCCGTTGCCACAGCAAGGCGCATACCGCTGTCCTTGCCATAGGCGATGAGTTCATCCAGTCCCGGCTTTTTTTCAATGCCGTTTTTTTCGATATATGCGTTCATAAGTTCAATTCGTTTAAGGCGGACTTTTGCGTAATCAAAATCGGGGCTTATCTCCCTCTGCAGCTTGGGACCTGCGTATTTTCCTGCAAGAGAGCGTATACCGAGTACGTGTTCCTGCTTCATCTCCCAACCGTAGAAAGCAGCAGCTTCACGCCAGAAACGGGTGAGCAGTTTTTCGGTATCGACCATAAGTCCGTCCATATCGAATATCAATCCGTTTATTTTCATTTTACTGACCTCACTTTTTAGCGAAAGAATTTCATTACCTTTTGATTTTAGCATACCGTAGCGGATATGTCAAGTCGGATATGGACCTATGAGGTATTTACTTTTTATGGCATATATGATATAATTGGTGCAGCGCAGTGTTCACACAAAACAGCGCAGTGGGGAGCGTTAATAAAGTATGGAACAGGGACTTAAAATACTGCTTGTATGCATTACAAATAAAAACTACGGAGATACGATAATTGCTGATTGTACGGAGTATCTTCTGCATAAAGCCCTTGGCAGGGCTGACAGCACCTGTAAGATCCTCAGGTACAGTATAACCGGTCTTGACCTATGGCAGATAGGCTATGCTGATGCTGTTGTGTTTGCCGGCGGCGGTTTAATAAAATATGAGCATGAGGAATTCTGTGAGCGCTTATCTGAGATAGTGGAAGAAGCAGAAAAATGCGGAGTTCCTGTGTTCCTGAATGCGGTTGGTGTTGAGGGATATGACGAGAACAATGAGCGCTGTCAGCGGCTGAAACGGGCACTGAATTCGGAAACGGTCAAGGCTGTGACCATAAGGGATGATCACGCTTTGTTCAAGAATGAATACGCTGTCCGCAAGGGGCTGAGGGTAAAGCCTGTGTTTGATACTGCGGTGTGGGCTGATAAAGTATATCGCATATCTCCTTCTGAAAGTGATGTGATCGGGCTGAATGTTGCCCGCGGAGATATATTCGCGGATTACGGCGCTGTCGGTATAGACGAGGAGTATATGCTGAACTTCTGGAAAGAACTTACAGACAAGCTGACAGAACGCGGCTTGAAATGGAAGATATTCACCAACGGTTTTGACAGCGATGAGAAGTTCGCTGTAAAGCTTTGTGAGATGCTGGGCTGTGAGAAGCTGCCGCAGGTGGGATCTGCGAGACAACTGGTGAAGTATCTGAGCGGATTCAAGGCTGTGGTGGCGGTGAGGATGCACGCTTGTATAACCTCCTGCGCACTGGGACTGCCATGTGTGGGGCTTGTATGGAACGACAAGCTGAGAATGTGGGGCGAGAAGATAGGTACTCCCGAAAGATATATCGAGCCAGAGGAACTTACTGCTGACAAGGTACTGCTGATGCTGGACAGAGCGATGTTCGAGGGCGGAAAGTCAGCGGGGGCTATAGCAAAGCTTGCCGCACCTTATGAGCTGAAAAGATTTTTACGGAAAGAATGTAGACCTCGTGGTGTTAAGTATGAGGGTAAGGCTGCTGACAAGATAATGGAGGTCGGACTTGGAGGTATACAGCACAAGTACAAAGCGCTGAACAATCTGAGCGAGATGAAGCGAAGACTCGATAAGGGCTGTACGGTTTTTGAAGCCGATGTTCGACTGACCTGCGATAATAAGGCAGTATGCATAAATGGCTGGTCAGAGAAGAACCTGAAAATGCTGGGTGCTGAGTACAACGAGAACAGTCGTCTTGGCATACCGTCTAAGGATTTTCTGACGGCTAAGTATGATGGAAAGTACAAGACCTGTAGTTTTGAAGATGTAGCTAAGGAATTTGCCGTCAGGGGCAACGCAAGGCTGATGATAGACATCGGTATACCGCCCAAGGAACAGCACGAAGCACTGCTACGAGAGATCGCAGGTATACTAAAAGCCACGGGTCTTGGCAAAAAGCGGACGATGATACGCTTTCAGCGGGAGAAGGACATAAAGTTCTGGAAAACGCTGGAATGCGACTGCACGATAGTATACTTCCTGAAAGATTCCACAGATCCTGCGGAGCGTGATGAGTACAGAAACAAGGCTTTCGCGGTGTGCAAGAAGTACGGGATAGATACTATATCCATGGTGGCACAGACCTACACCAATGAAACGGCGGAGCTTCTTAAAAGCAAAAAGCTGAAACCTGTGATACTCAGCTGTGACAAGGTAGGGGACGCTGTTGAAATGATAGAGCGCGGCGCTTATCTGGTGGGCAGCAATTTCTATTCTGCGAGGTACATAAAAGACCTTACATCATGATATCCAAAACAAAAGCCATAGCACGAATAATGTGCTATGGCTTGATTTTATATGCTTATCAGAGGTTATTGAGCATCTCGGTGAGATTAGCTACAAGTGCCTTAGCCTTGACCTCTTTCTCACGTATCTCGTTAACTACCTTTTCGGGTGCCTTGGACATGAACTTTTCGTTGTTCAGCTTGCTGTTTACAAAGTCCAGTTCCTTATTTGCCTTTTCGAGCTCCTTGGTGATACGAGCCTTTTCAGCTTCGATATCAACAAGCTCTCTGAGAGGCAGGAGCAGTTTTGCATCAGCGGTAGCAACTGTTACCATGCCGCTTGCATCAGCTGGTTCATCAGCGGTAACTGTTACCTCGGAAGCGCTTGCAAGTCTCTTCAGGAAGTCGGCAGCTTCGGCATAGTCAGCTGTATTTGCTGTAACTATGGTGATGTGTGCCTTTCTTGAATTGGGAACGTTATGACCTGAACGGCACTCACGGACAGCGCGTACAGCTTCCATGATCTTTTCCATTCTTGCCTCGTCAGCAGGAAAGTCGAGTTCAGCCTTGTACTCGGGCCAGCTCTGCATCATCAGGTAGCCCTCATCGTGGGGGAGTGCCTGATATATTTCCTCGGTTATGAAAGGCATGAAGGGGTGGAGCATTTTCAGTATATCTGTCAGTACATAAGCAAGAACGTTCTCTACATTCTTCTTAGCCTGTGCGTCCTCGCCGTTGAAACGGTTCTTTGCCAGCTCGATATACCAGTCGCAGAAGCTGTTCCAGATGAAGTCGTATACCTTCTGTGCGGCTACGCCCATCTCGAAGTGTTCGAGGTTGTAGGTAACTTCCTTTATCACCTTGTTCAGGCTGGAGAGTATCCACTTATCTTCGAGGGTCAGCTCCTTGGGAAGCTCGATCTTGTCGATGGTCATGTTCATCAGCAGGAATCTGGAAGCGTTCCATATCTTGTTGGTGAAGTTTCTCATGGCAACGATCTTTTCTTCGCTGTAACGCATATCGTTTCCGGGAGAAGAACCCTGTACCAGCATGAATCTCAGAGCGTCAGCACCGTACTGGTCGATCACCTCCAGAGGGTCGATGCCGTTGCCCAGAGACTTGGACATCTTTCTGCCTTGGGAATCTCTTACAATACCGTGGATAAGTACGGTATCAAAGGGTGCCTTGCCTGTATATGCAAGACCGGAGAATATCATTCTGCTTACCCAGAAGCCGATGATATCATAGCCTGTTACCAGTGTGCTTGTGGGGTAGAAGTAGTTGAAATCGTCACTCTGCTTATCGGGCCAGCCCAGTATGCTGAAAGGCCACAGTGCAGAAGAGAACCATGTATCCAGTGAGTCCTCGTCCTGAGTGAGGTTGGTGCTGCCGCACTTTTTACACTTGCAGGGAGCTTCCTTGGCTACGTTTATCTCGCCGCAGTCAGCGCAGTACCATGCGGGGATACGGTGACCCCACCACAGCTGACGGGAAATGCACCAGTCTCTTGTATTATTCATCCAGTTGAGATAGGTCTTGGTGAATCTCTCGGGAACGAACTTGATCTTGCCATCTTCAACTGCCTTTATTGCAGGTTCAGCCAGAGGCTTCATCTTAACGAACCACTGCTTGGATATCATAGGCTCGATGGTGGAGTGGCAGCGGTAGCAGGTGCCTACATCGTGCTTCAGGGGTTCAACTTCTTTCAGCAGACCCAGTGCTTCGAGGTCGGCAACGATGACCTTTCTTGCTTCAACTGTGGTCATGCCTGCGTACTTGCCGCAGTCGAGAACTTCGGGCTCACCCTCAGCCATCAGACCGCTGGCTTTCAGTTCTTCGTAAGCTGCCTTGTCCTCAGCGCCTGTCATATGGCCGTCATAGGTGAAGCATCTTACGCTGGGCAGAGAATGTCTCTGACCAACTTCAAAGTCGTTGGGGTCATGGGCAGGAGTTATCTTAACTACGCCTGTACCCTTTTCCATATCGGCGTGCTCGTCGCATACTATGGGTATCTCCTTGTCAAGCAGGGGGAGTATAACGTGGCAGCCGTGGAGGTGCTTGTATCTGGGGTCTTCCTCGTTGATAGCAACTGCGGTATCGCCCAGCATAGTTTCGGGACGGGTGGTAGCTATCTCAAGGAACTCGCCTGTCTCTTTTACCTTATAGAGTATGTGCCAGAAATTGCCGTCCTTGTTGTCGTACTCAACTTCCGCATCGGAGATAGATGTCTGGCATTTGGGGCACCAGTTTACCATACGGTTTCCGCGGTAGATAAGACCCTCTTCGTAGAGCTTTACAAATACTTCCAGTACAGCCTTTGAGCACTGGTCGTCCATAGTGAAATGCTCTCTCTCCCAGTCGCAGGAAGTACCTAGAGTTCTCAGCTGTTCAACGATACGTCCGCCGAACTTCTCTTTCCATGCCCATGCTCTCTCCATGAACTTGTCACGTCCGAGGTCAGCCTTTGTGATACCCTCCTGACGCATAGCTTCAACTATCTTGGCTTCGGTCGCGATAGCTGCGTGGTCGGTGCCGGGGATCCACAGTGCGGCATAGCCCTGCATTCTCTTGAAACGGGTGAGTATATCCTGCATG
Encoded proteins:
- a CDS encoding GNAT family N-acetyltransferase; amino-acid sequence: MRPEYKRADISDLDILVSSRIKVLISANRLPDDTDMSVIEQQSREYYRQSLTDGSHTAYLVYVGDDIIAAGGVSYYRVMPTCDVPTGRKAYIMNMYTDPAYRRQGIATKILDLLTCDAKAKGITFISLEATDMGRPLYERYGFVPMEHEMILPTE
- a CDS encoding DUF2461 domain-containing protein encodes the protein MPFTPEAPQFLFENYTRNDKEWFKANKETYEREVLVPMREMIEYLTPLMKRIDSRIVCSPKKISRIYKDVRLMRDGMFFKKSIWFSLMRPKEQYVSKPEFFFWISPDDFGWGCGYYHIPTPVMDTVRTLILNRDKAAMKALDAYDRQESLVLDGEPYKRDRFPNEPLRFKNWLNRRNLAVLHTSDDAELFFGDKLCERVKADFERIAPVYELFIKAEDSVAAEDTAKTR
- a CDS encoding EFR1 family ferrodoxin (N-terminal region resembles flavodoxins. C-terminal ferrodoxin region binds two 4Fe-4S clusters.), translating into MVLYFSGTGNTRYAAEVIGQLLRCQVKDMRDFIRTGVKTKFYSKAPYIICAPIYAWRFPPLVEGFLERSDFWGSDKVYFVATCESQTGDAARYLKKICDKKGLTFMGFAGVPMPENYIVMYKPPKEEEQKHIFRMANSELVGIVNTISRGEVLKDRLDMKLLKPFTKLVNPWFFGACVSSRKFRTTDKCTGCGRCADVCPYGSISIVGGRPVWGEKCMHCMSCICGCPTGAIEYGRSTVGRDRYLCRKKPNITWRYK
- a CDS encoding HAD family hydrolase — translated: MKINGLIFDMDGLMVDTEKLLTRFWREAAAFYGWEMKQEHVLGIRSLAGKYAGPKLQREISPDFDYAKVRLKRIELMNAYIEKNGIEKKPGLDELIAYGKDSGMRLAVATATDNIRTKLYLESIGVYHHFDKVVCGNMVKSSKPDPDIYITASAELGLPPAECIALEDSPNGIKSAKGAGCVPVFVPDLSQPDDEISGLMYACCETLAHVIPVIEELNK
- a CDS encoding polysaccharide pyruvyl transferase family protein, producing MEQGLKILLVCITNKNYGDTIIADCTEYLLHKALGRADSTCKILRYSITGLDLWQIGYADAVVFAGGGLIKYEHEEFCERLSEIVEEAEKCGVPVFLNAVGVEGYDENNERCQRLKRALNSETVKAVTIRDDHALFKNEYAVRKGLRVKPVFDTAVWADKVYRISPSESDVIGLNVARGDIFADYGAVGIDEEYMLNFWKELTDKLTERGLKWKIFTNGFDSDEKFAVKLCEMLGCEKLPQVGSARQLVKYLSGFKAVVAVRMHACITSCALGLPCVGLVWNDKLRMWGEKIGTPERYIEPEELTADKVLLMLDRAMFEGGKSAGAIAKLAAPYELKRFLRKECRPRGVKYEGKAADKIMEVGLGGIQHKYKALNNLSEMKRRLDKGCTVFEADVRLTCDNKAVCINGWSEKNLKMLGAEYNENSRLGIPSKDFLTAKYDGKYKTCSFEDVAKEFAVRGNARLMIDIGIPPKEQHEALLREIAGILKATGLGKKRTMIRFQREKDIKFWKTLECDCTIVYFLKDSTDPAERDEYRNKAFAVCKKYGIDTISMVAQTYTNETAELLKSKKLKPVILSCDKVGDAVEMIERGAYLVGSNFYSARYIKDLTS
- a CDS encoding valine--tRNA ligase encodes the protein MKELSKTYDPREVESRTYKAWEEAGCFRGVADPKKKPYSIAMPPPNVTGQLHMGHAVDNTMQDILTRFKRMQGYAALWIPGTDHAAIATEAKIVEAMRQEGITKADLGRDKFMERAWAWKEKFGGRIVEQLRTLGTSCDWEREHFTMDDQCSKAVLEVFVKLYEEGLIYRGNRMVNWCPKCQTSISDAEVEYDNKDGNFWHILYKVKETGEFLEIATTRPETMLGDTAVAINEEDPRYKHLHGCHVILPLLDKEIPIVCDEHADMEKGTGVVKITPAHDPNDFEVGQRHSLPSVRCFTYDGHMTGAEDKAAYEELKASGLMAEGEPEVLDCGKYAGMTTVEARKVIVADLEALGLLKEVEPLKHDVGTCYRCHSTIEPMISKQWFVKMKPLAEPAIKAVEDGKIKFVPERFTKTYLNWMNNTRDWCISRQLWWGHRIPAWYCADCGEINVAKEAPCKCKKCGSTNLTQDEDSLDTWFSSALWPFSILGWPDKQSDDFNYFYPTSTLVTGYDIIGFWVSRMIFSGLAYTGKAPFDTVLIHGIVRDSQGRKMSKSLGNGIDPLEVIDQYGADALRFMLVQGSSPGNDMRYSEEKIVAMRNFTNKIWNASRFLLMNMTIDKIELPKELTLEDKWILSSLNKVIKEVTYNLEHFEMGVAAQKVYDFIWNSFCDWYIELAKNRFNGEDAQAKKNVENVLAYVLTDILKMLHPFMPFITEEIYQALPHDEGYLMMQSWPEYKAELDFPADEARMEKIMEAVRAVRECRSGHNVPNSRKAHITIVTANTADYAEAADFLKRLASASEVTVTADEPADASGMVTVATADAKLLLPLRELVDIEAEKARITKELEKANKELDFVNSKLNNEKFMSKAPEKVVNEIREKEVKAKALVANLTEMLNNL